The following coding sequences are from one Cercospora beticola chromosome 4, complete sequence window:
- a CDS encoding uncharacterized protein (BUSCO:EOG092632TF~antiSMASH:Cluster_12), with protein sequence MRHPFQCIVHGRDPTDLTSNGFLVAACGPKLISLSLTSNEIISEWPQTQQEEDAPAEVINEVENGERPTKRQKTSSDTPKLPTKAPNVIKLTVTPNQRYVVAVTDDKFVRVFEAPEGRLTEISSRPMPKRPCAIQVPPDNETILVADKFGDVYSMPLIAATVDDVQTEERALNPPTETPFKISASESTVHSQRNRKALAAQMNQKNFTPRKEVLKFEHKLELGHVSMLTDMKYLTREIDGRQRGYILTADRDEHIRISRGPPQAHIIEGFCLGHKEFVSKICQVGTSDLLVSGGGDDWLGVWNWESFKLLKKVDLKALVKGVTGDAEAKCAVSGIWSFDVQTGQGTDWVIAVACERVPALFLISRPALESTPQEALEDSEVASTTLSLPAIPLDVTALGDHLLVSLDARADGSKRLGTVLCSVHDSPELPVRCGSWKPIAETFNLDLLNEHPSLTTDASEKELDDFLYTVANLRKRRDQEAQDEPEQD encoded by the exons ATGCGTCATCCATTTCAGTGCATCGTGCATGGTCGAGACCCCACCGACCTCAccagcaatggcttcttgGTCGCTGCCTGTGGGCCGAAGCTGATCTCGCTGAGCCTGACCTCCAACGAGATCATTTCCGAATGGCCTCAGACGCAACAG gaagaagacgccCCTGCCGAGGTCATCAACGAAGTCGAGAATGGCGAGCGTCCGACCAAGAGACAAAAGACGAGCAGCGATACTCCGAAATTGCCAACCAAGGCTCCCAATGTGATCAAGCTCACTGTCACTCCAAATCAACGCTATGTGGTAGCAGTGACAGACGACAAGTTTGTACGCGTGTTTGAAGCTCCCGAAGGACGCCTCACCGAGATCAGCTCCAGGCCAATGCCCAAGCGACCATGTGCTATCCAGGTCCCTCCAGACAACGAAACGATCCTCGTGGCAGACAAGTTCGGCGATGTCTATTCCATGCCTCTGATAGCGGCGACGGTAGACGACGTACAGACCGAGGAGCGAGCACTCAATCCTCCCACCGAGACCCCTTTCAAGATTTCTGCAAGCGAATCAACTGTACATTCTCAACGGAATCGCAAGGCGTTGGCCGCCCAGATGAATCAGAAAAATTTCACGCCACGAAAGGAAGTGCTCAAGTTCGAACATAAGCTCGAGCTGGGCCACGTCTCGATGCTGACAGATATGAAATATCTTACACGGGAAATCGATGGCCGACAAAGAGGCTACATCCTGACTGCCGACAGAGACGAGCATATCCGCATCTCGAGAGGGCCACCCCAGGCGCATATCATCGAAGGCTTCTGTCTAGGACACAAGGAATTTGTGAGCAAGATCTGCCAAGTGGGAACTAGTGATCTTCTTGTtagtggcggcggtgacgaTTGGCTAGGTGTCTGGAACTGGGAGTCGTTCaagctgctgaagaaggtcGACCTGAAAGCTCTTGTCAAGGGTGTCACTGGAGATGCTGAGGCGAAATGCGCTGTCTCGGGCATCTGGAGCTTTGACGTGCAGACAGGGCAAGGGACCGACTGGGTTATTGCCGTGGCGTGCGAGAGAGTCCCAGCCCTCTTCCTGATCTCACGTCCAGCATTGGAATCGACACCTCAGGAAGCCTTGGAGGACAGCGAAGTGGCTTCCACCACCTTGTCTCTACCGGCGATACCACTCGACGTAACAGCGCTTGGCGACCATCTACTCGTATCTCTCGACGCTCGTGCTGACGGGTCCAAGCGTTTGGGCACCGTCCTCTGCAGCGTGCACGATTCTCCCGAACTGCCAGTGCGTTGCGGCTCGTGGAAGCCGATCGCGGAGACCTTCAACCTGGACTTGCTCAACGAGCACCCATCACTCACGACAGACGCCAGCGAGAAAGAATTGGACGACTTTTTGTATACTGTAGCGAACTTGCGAAAACGAAGAGATCAGGAAGCACAGGACGAGCCAGAGCAGGACTGA
- a CDS encoding uncharacterized protein (antiSMASH:Cluster_12), with protein sequence MVRDTKFYDVLGVSPDADESKLKTAYRKGALKHHPDKNAHDPGAAEKFKEISHAYEVLSDPQKRQIYDQYGEEGLEQGGGGAGGMAAEDLFAQFFGGGGGGFGGMFGGGMRDQGPKKARTIHHVHKVSLEDIYRGKVSKLALQKSVICAKCDGRGGKEGAVKTCAGCNGQGMKTMMRQMGPMIQRFQTVCPDCNGEGEQIREKDKCKQCNGKKTVIERKVLHVHVDRGVQSGTKIDFRGEGDQMPGVQPGDVQFEIEQKPHARFQRKGDDLFYHAEIDLLTALAGGAIYIEHLDDRWLTVEILPGEVISPGEVKVIRGQGMPSYRHHDYGNMYVQFDVKFPERLSGPPDADGYPTPLAPEQIKALESVLPPRLPQNIPPPDAMTEDYPLEKVDPTREGERVARGVTDEDDDEMHAGGERVQCASQ encoded by the exons ATGGTGAGAGACACCAAATTCTACGACGTCCTCGGCGTCTCACCCGATGCCGACGAATCGAAGCTCAAGACCGCCTACCGGAAAGGCGCTCTGAAGCACCACCCAGACAAGAACGCCCACGATCCGGGAGCCGCAGAAAAATTCAAGGAAATCTCACACGCATACGAGGTCCTTTCAGATCCCCAGAAGCGCCAAATCTATGACCAGTATGGCGAGGAAGGTCTCGAGcagggcggcggtggtgcaggAGGCATGGCTGCTGAGGACCTGTTCGCCCAGTtcttcggcggtggtggtggtggtttcgGTGGCATGTTCGGCGGTGGCATGAGAGATCAAGGGCCAAAGAAGGCACGCACCATCCACCACGTACACAAAGTTTCACTCGAGGACATTTACCGCGGAAAGGTCTCGAAGCTCGCACTGCAAAAGTCCGTCATCTGCGCCAAGTGCGATGGACGAGGTGGTAAGGAGGGCGCTGTCAAGACATGTGCGGGCTGCAACGGCCAGGGCATGAAGACAATGATGCGCCAAATGGGTCCCATGATTCAGCGCTTCCAGACTGTCTGCCCAGACTGTAACGGTGAGGGTGAACAGATCCGGGAGAAGGATAAGTGCAAGCAATGCAACGGCAAGAAAACTGTCATCGAGCGAAAGGTCCTCCACGTGCACGTCGACCGCGGTGTGCAGAGCGGCACCAAGATTGACTTCCGTGGCGAGGGTGACCAGATGCCAGGCGTACAGCCCGGTGACGTCCAGTTCGAGATCGAGCAGAAGCCACATGCACGATTCCAGCGCAAGGGTGACGATCTCTTCTACCACGCTGAGATCGATCTTTTGACTGCCCTCGCGGGTGGTGCCATTTACATTGAGCACCTCGATGACAGATGGTTGACCGTGGAGATTCTCCCCGGCGAGGTCATCTCACCAG GCGAGGTCAAGGTCATCCGAGGCCAAGGCATGCCATCATACAGGCACCACGACTACGGCAACATGTACGTCCAGTTCGATGTCAAATTCCCAGAGCGACTTTCTGGGCCGCCGGATGCCGACGGCTACCCAACCCCGCTTGCACCAGAGCAGATCAAAGCTCTCGAAAGTGTTCTTCCGCCACGCCTACCGCAAAACATCCCACCTCCAGATGCCATGACCGAGGACTACCCACTCGAGAAGGTCGACCCCACGCGAGAAGGCGAGCGTGTTGCAAGAGGCGTcacagacgaagacgacgatgagatgCACGCCGGTGGTGAAAGAGTGCAATGCGCGTCGCAGTAA
- a CDS encoding uncharacterized protein (antiSMASH:Cluster_12) has product MSGLASHEEKVMQEAKGKFQGNREHLTQDCPKTDLNQFLPSIEDPTTIRKEEEYHARSNSARSRCESNVCVDLVQQHLAIWDLLGAEPAPRSQAPTWSLNFTKLLDSSLLRTIGQNGTDTPWKGWGGNISEQAVVKLSEDGKQLTVKGARFDTIEATALLRGRMFDAPKPALKAQLMAAIEAVPSRKPYSAFGTSSECPPMPEDLGSSQWRQDLEDFRQSKRAFDPYKRWAARSTLSKVHHIQDTLSEAFQLWWRAAGIPTEVTERVEYGMQFDIGKYAMYATAVIGDVDICTTASGFVALGPARSLEEGDVIALLAGAKFPVALSPNGSGGHHFRGLLYAHVIMYDELRACGLSESLKEESFVLA; this is encoded by the exons ATGTCCGGACTCGCGAGCCATGAAGAGAAGGTAATGCAAGAAGCAAAGGGCAAGTTCC aaggaaacAGAGAACACTTGACCCAGGATTGCCCTAAAACAGATCTGAATCAGTTCTTGCCTTCAATCGAAGATCCAACAACAAttcgaaaagaagaagaataccaTGCCCGATCCAATTCTGCTCGAAGTCGTTGCGAGAGCAACGTATGCGTCGATCTCGTGCAACAGCATCTCGCCATATGGGACTTGTTGGGAGCTGAGCCTGCTCCGCGAAGTCAAGCTCCCACCTGGTCTTTGAATTTCACGAAGCTTCTGGACAGCAGTCTGTTGAGGACCATAGGCCAAAACGGTACAGATACACCATGGAAGGGATGGGGTGGGAATATCTCGGAGCAGGCCGTGGTGAAGCTCAGCGAGGACGGAAAGCAATTAACGGTCAAGGGCGCCCGTTTCGACACCATTGAAGCGACAGCCTTGCTGAGAGGAAGAATGTTTGATGCGCCGAAGCCAGCATTGAAGGCGCAGCTCATGGCAGCCATCGAGGCAGTACCCTCACGCAAGCCGTACTCTGCGTTCGGCACTTCCAGCGAATGTCCACCTATGCCAGAAGACTTGGGCAGCTCGCAGTGGCGACAAGATTTGGAAGATTTCAGACAGAGCAAGCGGGCCTTCGATCCTTACAAAAGGTGGGCAGCGCGAAGCACGCTGTCAAAAGTTCACCACATCCAAGATACGCTGAGCGAGGCGTTCCAGCTATGGTGGCGAGCTGCCGGCATTCCAACTGAGGTCACTGAGAGGGTGGAATATGGGATGCAATTTGACATTGGAAAGTACGCCATGTATGCTACTGCCGTGATTGGAGATGTAGACATCTGCACGACCGCGTCTGGATTCGTTGCCCTTGGGCCGGCGAGATCGCTTGAGGAAGGCGACGTGATTGCGTTGCTGGCCGGGGCCAAATTTCCGGTGGCGCTGAGCCCGAATGGCAGCGGAGGCCACCACTTCCGTGGACTGCTTTACGCCCACGTGATTATGTACGACGAGCTCAGAGCTTGTGGTCTGAGTGAGAGCTTGAAGGAAGAGAGCTTTGTTTTGGCTTGA
- a CDS encoding uncharacterized protein (antiSMASH:Cluster_12): protein MSEVPSIAALSIATPVEGQPIPTPEEIAACRDFIYEEDPGKNRGSKVLRFGKYAVKYGGRTEFREVENMKFLTKYPKIAAPKYRAHGYLPGAKGGDSKGELYIVTDYIEGETVEAAFNKLSPVDKEGVIRLIREQINEIRKIPDEGYLGGVGGTHYVNNSLTIFKNQLKLPPGADASPERLGPFATYDAFVDSWMQRLTDEPTQEPFKPVSTICNKMAREIWGTNTRTVFTHGDLAPKNIMLTRLGTNPDGSGIFRVTIIDWDVAGFYPEWWEFADAPLWWGSTPAWWVESIEKIMPTYFSERWVYAFYWQYLVFY, encoded by the coding sequence ATGTCTGAGGTTCCAAGCATTGCTGCGCTGAGCATTGCAACGCCCGTGGAAGGGCAGCCGATCCCTACACCTGAAGAGATTGCCGCTTGTAGAGACTTCATCTATGAAGAGGATCCAGGCAAGAATAGAGGCAGCAAAGTGTTACGATTTGGAAAATATGCGGTCAAATACGGAGGTCGCACCGAGTTCCGTGAAGTCGAGAACATGAAGTTTCTGACCAAATACCCCAAAATCGCCGCTCCAAAATACCGCGCCCATGGTTATCTCCCAGGCGCGAAAGGCGGTGACAGCAAAGGCGAACTCTACATTGTGACCGACTACATCGAAGGCGAAACGGTCGAAGCAGCATTCAACAAACTCTCCCCAGTAGACAAAGAAGGAGTCATCCGGCTGATCCGCGAACAAATCAATGAAATTCGAAAGATCCCCGATGAAGGCTACCTCGGAGGCGTGGGAGGCACGCACTATGTCAATAACAGTCTCACAATCTTCAAAAACCAATTGAAACTTCCACCTGGTGCCGACGCCTCACCCGAACGTCTCGGCCCCTTCGCCACCTACGACGCCTTCGTCGATTCGTGGATGCAGCGTCTCACAGACGAGCCGACACAAGAACCCTTTAAGCCCGTATCAACAATCTGCAACAAAATGGCGCGTGAAATATGGGGGACCAACACCCGCACCGTCTTCACGCACGGCGATCTTGCGCCCAAAAATATCATGCTCACGAGACTGGGTACAAACCCCGACGGCAGCGGCATCTTTCGAGTGACGATCATTGATTGGGACGTTGCAGGATTCTATCCCGAGTGGTGGGAATTTGCTGATGCTCCTCTATGGTGGGGCTCGACACCTGCATGGTGGGTAGAGTCGATCGAAAAAATCATGCCGACGTATTTCAGTGAACGTTGGGTTTATGCCTTTTACTGGCAATATCTCGTAttttattag
- a CDS encoding uncharacterized protein (antiSMASH:Cluster_12~SMCOG1028:crotonyl-CoA reductase / alcohol dehydrogenase) yields the protein MALPTTYRAFRRTEGDLPHTIKLSEETLPQNIGSHDVLIKIHAVSLNYRDVAMLNGKYPVEVEDRGMPASDCAAEVVAVGSEVTNFKKGDHVAPIFNLSVLTGHEDDAMRALGGDVPGVLREYAVFDDSVLVHLPPHLSWEEASTLTCAGVTAWSALNWPQSLESTRSVLLQGTGGVSLFALILCEAADITSIITSSSDEKIANLKKAWSKVEGINYKTSPDQESEVARLTNGRGVDVVVNNTGVGSLITDLKSLRQRGGVVSLVGFLAGLDGQWNPSELMSIMYKTAILKGIAVGSKIDYERMNQFLSERKVSLEPVIDKVFSFEQSPEAFDYLYSGKHVGKVVIKL from the exons ATGGCGCTTCCTACAACGTACCGGGCCTTCAGGCGTACTGAAGGTGATCTACCACATACCATCAAGCTCTCAGAGGAGACACTTCCGCAGAACATCGGATCCCACGATGTGCTGATCAAGATCCACGCCGTCTCTCTCAACTACCGCGATGTGGCAATGCTGAATGGGAAATATCCTGTCGAGGTCGAGGATCGCGGCATGCCTGCTTCTGATTGCGCTGCTGAAGTTGTGGCTGTCGGGTCCGAGGTGACCAACTTCAAGAAAGGGGACCACGTCGCGCCAATTTTCAATCTCTCCGTCCTTACTGGCCacgaggacgatgccatGCGAGCACTGGGGGGAGATGTTCCGGGCGTGTTGCGGGAATACGCTGTCTTTGATGATAGTGTTCTTGTGCACTTGCCCCCACATCTCTCCTGGGAAGAG GCCTCCACTCTGACCTGCGCTGGGGTAACTGCATGGTCGGCGCTCAATTGGCCGCAATCGTTGGAGAGTACTCGTAGTGTTCTATTGCAGG GCACCGGAGGTGTGAGCTTGTTCGCTTTGATTCTTTGTGAAGCCGCTGATATCACATCTATTATCACATCTTCCTCTGATGAGAAGATCGCGAATCTCAAGAAAGCTTGGTCCAAAGTCGAGGGCATCAATTACAAGACGAGTCCGGATCAGGAGAGCGAAGTTGCCCGTCTGACTAACGGTAGAGGCGTTGACGTAGTTGTTAACAACACAGGAGTCGGTTCGTTGATTACCGACCTCAAATCTTTGCGCCAGAGAGGAGGTGTGGTCTCCTTGGTCGGCTTCCTGGCAGGCTTGGACGGACAATGGAACCCCAGTGAGCTCATGTCCATCATGTACAAGACTGCAATCTTGAA GGGCATTGCCGTTGGATCCAAGATCGACTACGAAAGAATGAACCAGTTCTTATCAGAACGAAAAGTCAGCCTGGAACCGGTGATCGACAAAGTGTTCTCTTTTGAGCAGTCGCCTGAGGCATTCGACTACTTATACTCGGGGAAGCATGTTGGAAAGGTGGTCATCAAATTGTGA
- a CDS encoding uncharacterized protein (antiSMASH:Cluster_12), with protein sequence MPPPPPHPIHVHALTNAKDDSNVKSALKILEPHSPVSIPLHRRLQFGRFFEATTLLTSLACFEAGPGPGPEDEEWIMAFVDRSCRPETEVWMYGSWEGGGIGEHGVPSAHQQQQQQDALILSLIRSIKALGPAPKSIHQDILAKAAARASADKHTSSSDNDDLQDHSGVSRKDYTAHLLNPNLILFGATHSSTTQILTRNHVIKHVFDSGLVANWTFVFDIDDLPESATSLELPAGLHWGELEQQHFVLVRSRTQIPRQDRTLAVLPNVAIFESQIGKPIAWVFVGLDGSLTTLHVEEEWRGKGLAKMIAVKIWREKMEVFWEKEEPRSGQKEKARRLAHDYVISGNEASKKVSERLGGRHYADTFWIRVNLDSVSEA encoded by the coding sequence atgccgccgccgcctccacaTCCCATACATGTGCATGCTTTGACCAACGCCAAGGATGACTCGAACGTGAAGAGTGCTCTCAAAATACTCGAACCTCATTCGCCTGTCTCGATACCATTACACAGGAGACTTCAATTCGGAAGATTCTTTGAAGCGACGACGCTTCTAACAAGCTTGGCATGCTTTGAAGCCGGGCCTGGGCCTGGgcctgaagatgaagaatggATTATGGCCTTTGTGGATCGGAGTTGTAGGCCCGAGACTGAGGTCTGGATGTACGGGAGCTGGGAGGGAGGGGGGATTGGCGAACATGGGGTTCCGAGTGCacatcagcagcaacagcagcaagacgcTTTGATCTTGTCGCTCATCCGATCGATCAAGGCTCTTGGACCGGCTCCAAAGTCGATTCATCAGGACATACTAGCCAAAGCTGCAGCCAGAGCCTCTGCCGACAAGCACACTTCCTCCAGCGACAACGACGACCTCCAAGACCATTCTGGCGTTTCGCGTAAAGACTACACTGCCCACCTCCTCAACCCAAACCTGATTCTCTTCGGCGCGACACATTCTTCAACGACACAGATCCTCACTCGCAACCATGTGATCAAACACGTCTTCGATTCGGGTCTCGTAGCCAATTGGACCTTTGTATTCGACATCGATGATTTGCCAGAATCTGCTACATCCTTGGAGCTGCCCGCAGGTCTGCATTGGGGAGAGTTGGAACAACAGCATTTCGTTCTTGTGAGATCACGGACACAGATTCCAAGGCAGGATCGAACGCTGGCTGTGCTACCTAACGTTGCAATCTTCGAGAGTCAAATTGGGAAGCCGATTGCATGGGTTTTCGTTGGCCTGGATGGGAGTCTGACGACGCTGCATGTTGAGGAAGAATGGAGAGGAAAGGGGCTAGCCAAGATGATTGCAGTGAAAATATGGAGGGAGAAAATGGAAGTCTTCTGGGAAAAAGAGGAGCCAAGAAGTGgtcagaaggagaaggcgaggaggcTGGCGCATGATTATGTTATTAGCGGGAATGAAGCTAGCAAGAAAGTTAGTGAGCGGTTGGGTGGGAGGCATTATGCCGATACCTTCTGGATAAGGGTCAATTTAGATTCGGTAAGTGAAGCATAG
- a CDS encoding uncharacterized protein (antiSMASH:Cluster_12), which produces MVAPAVQRSEACEIGQSDVDHKPVAKESVIDVTWKEIRIHDVPASLASVTQGYQVLCTRCARPTIEKTLLQYGASFKCSNQSCTNRHQRAAVAFPGDDQQGVDPAKNPLCHCNVVSRFKRIYVDETDLKKGSEKVFECAALRCDFGEEHEQRPSVKFR; this is translated from the exons ATGGTCGCTCCAGCTGTGCAACGCAGCGAGGCTTGCGAGATCGGGCAAAGCGACGTGGATCACAAACCTGTTGCAAAGGAGAGTG TCATAGACGTCACCTGGAAAGAGATTCGAATTCACGACGTACCCGCTTCCCTGGCCTCGGTAACCCAAGGCTATCAAGTTCTCTGCACACGCTGCGCTCGGCCTACCATCGAGAAGACCTTGCTCCAATACGGCGCATCATTCAAGTGCTCGAATCAGTCGTGTACGAATCGCCATCAACGAGCGGCCGTGGCCTTTCCCGGAGACGATCAGCAGGGCGTCGATCCCGCCAAAAATCCACTCTGCCACTGCAATGTCGTCTCGAGGTTCAAGAGGATCTACGTGGATGAGACTGACTTGAAGAAAGGCTCTGAGAAAGTCTTCGAGTGTGCGGCGCTGAGGTGCGATTTTGGCGAGGAGCACGAGCAGAGGCCGAGTGTGAAATTCCGTTGA